Proteins from one Globicephala melas chromosome 21, mGloMel1.2, whole genome shotgun sequence genomic window:
- the POMK gene encoding protein O-mannose kinase: MLKSLQSEHVVTLLGYCEDDNSILTEYHPLGSLSSLEMTLNLSKYRSTNTWQHRLQLALGYVAIIDFLHRSPLGTLVMCDSSDLPKTLSQYLLTANFSIVLNDLDALPLVNRSTGALVKCGHRELRGDFVAPEQLWPYGEDVPFHDDLMPAYDEKIDIWKIPDVSSFLLGHVEGSDMVRFHLFDIHKACKSQTPAERPTAQDVLDTYQKVLNLLRDTATSQTREML, encoded by the coding sequence ATGCTGAAGTCGTTGCAGAGTGAACACGTTGTCACGCTGCTGGGCTACTGTGAGGATGACAACAGCATCCTCACCGAGTACCACCCCTTAGGCTCCCTGAGCAGCCTGGAGATGACGCTGAACCTCTCCAAGTACCGGAGCACGAACACATGGCAGCACAGGCTGCAGCTGGCCCTGGGCTACGTGGCCATCATCGACTTCCTGCACCGTAGCCCCCTGGGCACGCTGGTCATGTGCGACTCCAGCGACCTGCCCAAGACGCTGTCCCAGTACCTGCTGACCGCCAACTTCAGCATTGTGCTCAACGACCTGGACGCCCTGCCCCTGGTGAACCGCAGCACCGGGGCCCTGGTGAAGTGCGGCCACCGGGAGCTTCGCGGGGACTTCGTGGCCCCAGAGCAGCTGTGGCCCTACGGAGAGGATGTGCCTTTTCACGACGACCTCATGCCCGCGTATGATGAGAAGATCGACATCTGGAAGATTCCAGATGTCTCCAGTTTCCTTCTGGGGCATGTAGAAGGGAGCGACATGGTCCGATTCCACTTGTTTGATATTCACAAGGCGTGTAAGAGCCAGACGCCTGCAGAGAGACCCACCGCTCAGGACGTCCTGGACACTTACCAGAAGGTTTTGAATCTACTCAGAGACACCGCGACATCTCAGACAAGAGAGATGCTGTAA
- the LOC115841045 gene encoding large ribosomal subunit protein uL30-like: MAEEEPRKKIPLVPENLLKKRKAYQALKATQAKQALLQRKEQRKGKEIKFKRLEWFLHDSWQQLRDKVRLRRLEVKPHGLEVPYKHSLAFVLCIERINGVSLLVQRTIARLRLNKIFSGVFMQVTPQTIKTLRIVEPYVTWGFPNLKSVQELILKRGQAKVKNKIIPLTDNTVIEEHLGKFGVICLEDLIHEIAFLGKNFHVISGFSRPFQLSVARHATKNRVGFLKEVGSPGYRGECINQLIQQLN; encoded by the coding sequence ATGGCGGAGGAAGAGCCAAGAAAAAAGATCCCTTTGGTTCCAGAAAATCTCCTGAAAAAGAGGAAGGCTTATCAGGCCCTGAAAGCCACCCAGGCAAAGCAGGCGCTTTTGCaaaggaaggagcagaggaaaggaaaagagatcaaGTTTAAGCGACTAGAATGGTTCCTACATGATTCCTGGCAGCAACTACGTGACAAGGTGCGACTCAGACGACTAGAAGTGAAACCTCATGGCTTGGAAGTGCCATATAAACATTCCTTGGCCTTTGTTTTATGCATCGAAAGGATTAATGGGGTGAGTTTACTGGTGCAGAGGACCATTGCAAGACTTCGCCTGAATAAGATTTTCAGTGGTGTCTTTATGCAAGTAACTCCTCAAACCATAAAAACGCTTCGTATAGTGGAACCTTATGTGACCTGGGGATTTCCAAATTTGAAGTCAGTTCAGGAACTCATCTTGAAACGTGGACAAGCCAAGGTCAAGAATAAAATCATCCCTTTGACAGACAACACAGTGATTGAGGAGCACCTGGGGAAGTTTGGTGTAATTTGCTTGGAAGACCTCATTCATGAAATTGCCTTTCTGGGGAAGAATTTTCATGTGATCTCAGGGTTCTCGCGCCCTTTCCAACTCTCAGTGGCCCGTCACGCTACCAAGAATAGAGTGGGCTTCCTCAAGGAAGTGGGCTCACCTGGCTATCGAGGTGAATGCATCAATCAGCTTATCCAGCAGCTGAACTAA